Proteins encoded together in one Paracidovorax wautersii window:
- a CDS encoding peroxiredoxin translates to MIKIGDTLPATTLMEYSEVEGNGCSLGPNPVPVDKATAGKTIALFAVPGAFTPTCSAKHVPGYVENAEAFKAAGVDEIWCLSVNDAFVMGAWARDQKTDGKVRMLADGDAAFAKAAGLTLDLNGKGLGLRSNRYSALVKDGKVVTLNVEAPGKFEVSDAATLLAQAQNA, encoded by the coding sequence ACCACGTTGATGGAGTATTCCGAAGTCGAAGGCAACGGCTGCAGCCTCGGCCCCAATCCCGTGCCGGTGGACAAGGCCACGGCGGGCAAGACGATTGCTCTGTTCGCGGTGCCGGGTGCGTTCACGCCCACCTGCTCGGCCAAGCACGTGCCTGGCTACGTGGAGAATGCCGAAGCCTTCAAGGCCGCGGGCGTCGATGAGATCTGGTGCCTGAGCGTCAATGACGCGTTCGTGATGGGCGCGTGGGCGCGCGACCAGAAGACGGATGGCAAGGTCCGCATGCTGGCCGATGGCGATGCGGCCTTCGCCAAGGCGGCCGGCCTGACGCTGGACCTGAACGGCAAGGGCCTGGGTCTGCGCAGCAACCGCTACTCCGCCCTGGTCAAGGACGGCAAGGTGGTCACGCTGAACGTGGAAGCCCCGGGCAAGTTCGAGGTGAGCGACGCCGCCACGCTGCTGGCCCAGGCGCAGAACGCCTGA